A single region of the Eleginops maclovinus isolate JMC-PN-2008 ecotype Puerto Natales chromosome 16, JC_Emac_rtc_rv5, whole genome shotgun sequence genome encodes:
- the LOC134878168 gene encoding hemoglobin subunit beta-C, producing MVEWTDFERATIKDIFSKMEYDVVGPATLTRCLVVYPWTQRYFGKFGNLYNSEAISANANVSKHGTTILHGLDRAVKNMDDIRNTYAELSVLHSEKLHVDPDNFRLLADCLTIVVAGRFGSAFTAEVQAAFQKFLVVVVSSLGRQYH from the exons ATGGTCGAATGGACAGACTTCGAGCGCGCCACCATCAAGGACATCTTCTCCAAGATGGAATATGATGTGGTGGGCCCTGCAACCCTTACCAG GTGTCTGGTCGTGTACCCCTGGACTCAGAGGTATTTCGGCAAATTTGGAAATCTCTACAATTCCGAAGCGATTTCTGCTAATGCCAATGTTTCCAAACACGGAACAACCATCCTCCACGGTCTGGACCGGGCTGTGAAGAACATGGACGACATCAGAAACACCTACGCCGAACTGAGCGTGCTGCACTCCGAGAAACTGCACGTGGACCCCGACAATTTCAGG CTCCTCGCCGACTGCCTGACCATCGTGGTTGCTGGTCGGTTTGGCAGCGCCTTTACTGCTGAGGTGCAGGCAGCTTTCCAGAAGTTCCTGGTCGTGGTGGTGTCCTCCCTGGGAAGACAGTACCATTAG